One Nonomuraea angiospora DNA segment encodes these proteins:
- a CDS encoding acyl carrier protein → MSHLDRLRAVFRSALNLPADADVDGLEYRAIPQWDSLAHMALIAAMEDEFSVMIDTDEMIDMSSFAEAAGLLEKHGIGAAAL, encoded by the coding sequence ATGAGTCATCTCGACCGCCTGCGGGCCGTCTTCCGCAGTGCGCTCAACCTTCCGGCCGACGCCGACGTCGACGGGCTCGAATACCGCGCCATCCCCCAGTGGGACTCACTGGCCCACATGGCGTTGATCGCCGCGATGGAGGACGAGTTCTCCGTCATGATCGACACCGACGAGATGATCGACATGAGCTCGTTCGCCGAGGCGGCCGGGCTGCTGGAGAAGCATGGCATCGGCGCCGCCGCCCTCTGA
- a CDS encoding glycosyltransferase family 2 protein, with amino-acid sequence MPVLSVIVPFYNVEKYIGPCLDSIAAQTLGDLEVICVDDGSLDDGPAVVEARQADDGRVSLIRQRNMGVGRARNVGVRRATGRYLAFVDGDDTVPRDAFKRLVTSLESTGSDLACGNVMRLYRNQLIPSWAHREAFAKPLKSTHITRHPLLIRDRMLWNKVYRRSFWERLGLSFPERMYEDQPVAMAAHVGARSVDVLASIVYHWRQRDEPGSSITQRCLEPDNLRDRLLSVLQTASLLGRGAPALKPDFDRDTLDIDMAVAVEAMAAMGTTADPALLDMIVRYLDGVSREAWHSIPFAQRLQVHLLHQRRLGELAYVFTQDRCGQLQPRVGAAGLLRRRWYARHPSMPPHLSEVSGELALVARLVDLDWRDSVLCGAGRVAVGRFDVGELRRMRVRVWLEERRTGATIPLSDEESAPTWENVVQEDGGALPEHAFPFRFAFDPAVLTPAHLARRGRWDLRVQLRGHGLRLDGRVAGPRWSPPLIPAPRRRSGVWLVPIRSAKGAWGLRLRKARATIGECRVDGGDLVFSGEISDIGDGEPVLRLRRRSDGEEMYFPVALAGRDFHARVPLADIDESIGHESWWEVVIDQGTPIRPLVRTGQRPIATVAARRFLVDRGEDGCLLLAER; translated from the coding sequence GTGCCGGTTCTTTCGGTGATCGTTCCGTTCTACAACGTCGAGAAGTACATCGGACCCTGCCTGGACTCCATCGCCGCCCAGACGCTGGGCGACCTGGAGGTGATCTGCGTCGACGACGGCAGCCTCGACGACGGCCCTGCGGTCGTCGAGGCCAGGCAGGCGGACGACGGCCGGGTCAGCCTCATCAGACAGCGCAACATGGGCGTGGGCCGCGCCCGCAACGTGGGCGTACGCCGGGCGACCGGCCGCTACCTGGCCTTCGTGGACGGTGACGACACCGTGCCGCGCGACGCGTTCAAACGCCTGGTGACCTCGCTCGAGTCCACCGGCTCCGACCTGGCCTGCGGCAACGTCATGCGGCTCTACCGCAACCAGCTCATCCCGTCATGGGCCCACCGGGAGGCGTTCGCCAAGCCCCTGAAGAGCACCCACATCACCCGACACCCGCTGCTGATCCGCGACCGCATGTTGTGGAACAAGGTCTACCGCCGCTCCTTCTGGGAGCGGCTCGGCCTGAGCTTCCCTGAGCGCATGTACGAGGACCAGCCCGTCGCGATGGCGGCCCACGTGGGAGCGCGGTCGGTGGACGTGCTGGCCTCGATCGTCTACCACTGGCGGCAGCGCGACGAGCCGGGCAGCTCGATCACCCAGCGCTGCCTGGAGCCCGACAACCTGCGCGACCGGCTCCTGTCGGTGCTGCAGACCGCCTCCCTGCTGGGCCGCGGGGCGCCGGCGCTCAAGCCGGACTTCGACCGCGACACGCTGGACATCGACATGGCCGTGGCCGTGGAGGCCATGGCCGCCATGGGCACGACGGCGGACCCGGCCCTGCTCGACATGATCGTCCGCTATCTCGACGGCGTGTCGCGCGAGGCCTGGCACAGCATCCCGTTCGCCCAGCGCCTCCAGGTCCACCTGCTGCACCAGCGGCGCCTGGGCGAGCTGGCGTACGTGTTCACCCAGGACCGCTGCGGGCAGCTGCAGCCGCGCGTCGGCGCGGCCGGGCTGCTGCGCAGGCGCTGGTACGCCAGGCACCCGTCGATGCCGCCGCACCTGTCGGAGGTCTCCGGCGAGCTGGCCCTGGTAGCCCGGCTGGTCGACCTCGACTGGCGCGACAGCGTGCTCTGCGGCGCGGGCCGGGTGGCGGTGGGCCGGTTCGACGTGGGGGAGCTGCGCCGCATGCGGGTGCGGGTCTGGCTGGAGGAGCGCAGGACCGGCGCGACCATCCCGCTGTCCGACGAGGAGAGCGCGCCCACCTGGGAGAACGTGGTGCAGGAAGACGGCGGCGCGCTGCCGGAGCACGCGTTCCCGTTCCGCTTCGCGTTCGACCCGGCCGTGCTGACGCCCGCGCACCTCGCCCGGCGCGGCCGATGGGACCTGCGCGTGCAGCTCAGGGGGCATGGGCTGCGGCTCGACGGCCGGGTGGCCGGGCCGCGCTGGTCGCCGCCCCTGATTCCGGCGCCGAGGCGCAGGTCGGGGGTGTGGCTGGTGCCGATCCGCAGCGCCAAGGGCGCCTGGGGCCTGCGCCTGCGCAAGGCGCGGGCGACCATCGGGGAGTGCCGGGTGGACGGCGGCGACCTGGTGTTCTCGGGGGAGATCAGCGACATCGGCGACGGCGAGCCGGTGCTGCGGCTGCGGCGCAGGAGCGACGGCGAGGAGATGTACTTCCCGGTGGCGCTGGCGGGGCGCGACTTCCACGCGCGGGTGCCGCTGGCCGACATCGACGAGAGCATCGGCCACGAGTCGTGGTGGGAGGTCGTCATCGACCAGGGCACACCCATCCGCCCGCTGGTGCGCACCGGGCAGCGGCCGATCGCGACCGTCGCGGCCAGGCGCTTCCTCGTCGACCGGGGCGAGGACGGCTGCCTGCTGCTGGCGGAGCGCTAG
- a CDS encoding DegT/DnrJ/EryC1/StrS family aminotransferase, giving the protein MLPYGRQSIIESDIEAVAEVLRGDWLTTGPAVGRFEAELARWTGGVPCVAVTSGTAALHVAYVAAEVRAGDEVVTSPLTFVATAATAALLGARVVFADVQPDTGNLDPDAVAALVTPRTRVVTAVDYAGHPADYDELRAVADRAGAVLMADSAHSIGGAYKDRPVGAAADLTTFSFFPTKTVTTAEGGAVAAADPERFRRAARFRNHGLVREPADQREPDVGGWHQEVHEFGLNYRLPDVLCALGVSQLRRLERFRERRRELVARYNALLRDVPGLTLPAQRAYVRPSWHLYPVRVRDGRRREVYERMRAAGIGVQVNYLPAYWHPVFEDLGYRRGLCPRAEAYYAEELSLPLFPDLTDDQQDRVAETLAAVLR; this is encoded by the coding sequence ATGCTCCCCTACGGACGGCAGTCGATCATCGAGTCCGACATCGAGGCGGTCGCCGAGGTGCTGCGCGGCGACTGGCTGACCACCGGGCCCGCGGTCGGCAGGTTCGAGGCGGAGCTGGCCCGCTGGACCGGCGGCGTGCCGTGCGTCGCGGTCACGTCGGGGACCGCCGCGCTGCACGTCGCCTACGTGGCGGCCGAGGTGCGGGCAGGTGACGAGGTGGTCACCTCGCCCCTGACGTTCGTGGCGACGGCCGCCACGGCCGCGCTGCTGGGCGCGCGGGTGGTCTTCGCCGACGTGCAGCCCGACACGGGCAACCTCGACCCCGACGCCGTCGCCGCCCTGGTCACCCCGAGGACGCGGGTCGTCACGGCCGTGGACTACGCGGGCCATCCCGCCGACTACGACGAGCTGCGGGCGGTCGCCGACCGGGCCGGGGCGGTGCTGATGGCCGACTCGGCGCACTCGATCGGGGGCGCGTACAAGGACCGGCCCGTGGGGGCGGCGGCCGACCTGACGACCTTCTCGTTCTTCCCGACCAAGACCGTGACCACGGCGGAGGGCGGGGCGGTGGCGGCGGCCGACCCCGAGCGGTTCCGGCGGGCCGCCCGCTTCAGGAACCACGGCCTGGTCAGGGAGCCCGCCGACCAGCGTGAGCCGGACGTGGGCGGGTGGCACCAGGAGGTGCACGAGTTCGGGCTGAACTACCGGCTGCCCGACGTGCTGTGCGCGCTGGGCGTCAGCCAGCTCCGGCGGCTGGAGCGCTTCCGCGAGCGGCGCCGCGAGCTCGTCGCGCGCTACAACGCGCTGCTGCGCGACGTGCCGGGGCTGACCCTGCCGGCGCAGCGCGCGTACGTGCGGCCGAGCTGGCACCTCTACCCGGTCCGGGTCCGCGACGGCCGGCGGCGCGAGGTCTACGAACGCATGCGCGCTGCCGGCATCGGCGTGCAGGTCAACTACCTGCCGGCGTACTGGCACCCGGTGTTCGAGGACCTCGGCTACCGGCGTGGGCTCTGCCCGCGGGCGGAGGCGTACTACGCCGAGGAGCTGTCGCTGCCGCTGTTCCCCGACCTGACCGACGACCAGCAGGACCGGGTCGCGGAGACCCTGGCGGCCGTCCTGCGCTAG
- the pseB gene encoding UDP-N-acetylglucosamine 4,6-dehydratase (inverting) — MSILSGSSILITGGTGSFGKAFIRNALDSLGVRRLVVFSRDELKQYETRQLFGDDERLRWFIGDVRDRDRLSRAMHGVDYVVHAAALKQVDTAEYNPFEYVRTNVAGSQNVVEAAIDSGVRKVVALSTDKASSPINLYGATKLVADKLFVSANHYAAAHETRFSVVRYGNVVGSRGSVVPLFLRLAEQGASLPITDKRMTRFWITLERAVQFVVDSFDLMRGGELYVPRLPSMRITDLAEALAPSSPIYEIGIRPGEKLHEEMIGPDDGRRTLRLADRYIVQPTIATWGYTPPQTGEPLPEGFSYRSDTNDEWLSVDDLRAMVAR; from the coding sequence GTGAGCATTCTCAGTGGATCGTCGATTCTGATCACCGGAGGCACGGGGTCCTTCGGCAAGGCGTTCATCCGCAACGCACTCGACTCGCTGGGGGTGCGGCGCCTGGTGGTCTTCTCCCGCGACGAGCTCAAGCAGTACGAGACCAGGCAGCTCTTCGGCGACGACGAGCGCCTGCGCTGGTTCATCGGCGACGTCAGGGACCGCGACCGGCTGTCCCGCGCCATGCACGGCGTCGACTACGTGGTCCACGCGGCCGCGCTCAAGCAGGTGGACACGGCCGAGTACAACCCGTTCGAGTACGTCCGCACCAACGTCGCGGGGTCACAGAACGTGGTGGAGGCCGCGATCGACAGCGGCGTGCGCAAGGTGGTCGCGCTCTCCACCGACAAGGCCTCCAGCCCGATCAACCTGTACGGGGCCACGAAGCTGGTCGCCGACAAGCTCTTCGTCTCCGCCAACCACTACGCCGCCGCCCACGAGACCCGCTTCTCCGTCGTCCGCTACGGCAACGTCGTCGGCAGCCGGGGCTCGGTGGTGCCGCTCTTCCTGCGCCTGGCCGAGCAGGGCGCCAGCCTGCCGATCACCGACAAGCGCATGACCAGGTTCTGGATCACACTCGAGCGGGCCGTCCAGTTCGTGGTGGACTCGTTCGACCTGATGCGGGGCGGCGAGCTCTACGTGCCGCGCCTGCCGAGCATGCGCATCACCGACCTGGCCGAGGCGCTGGCGCCGAGCAGCCCGATCTACGAGATCGGCATCAGGCCCGGCGAGAAGCTGCACGAGGAGATGATCGGGCCGGACGACGGCCGCAGGACGCTGCGCCTGGCCGACCGCTACATCGTCCAGCCGACGATCGCGACCTGGGGCTACACGCCGCCGCAGACCGGCGAGCCGCTGCCCGAGGGCTTCTCCTACCGCTCCGACACCAACGACGAATGGCTCTCGGTGGACGACCTGCGCGCCATGGTGGCCCGCTGA
- a CDS encoding cytidylyltransferase domain-containing protein produces MRIVGIVQARMGSTRLPGKVLRELGGRSVLEWVVRAAREAGALDELVVATTTEQADDAVVAECRRLGVAWHRGPVDDVLTRFVEALAGRRWDAMMRFTADCPLLDPAVIREAALVFRAVRGLDYLSTALTRTLPRGLDVEIVGRGALERADAEAADFHRTHVTSYVYSHPDDARLLGLAYQPVAGDLRVTLDTEDDWRLISRVVDGLGDRCVPFGTLVSWLRERPEVCGLNAHVQQKELQDA; encoded by the coding sequence GTGCGCATTGTCGGGATTGTTCAGGCACGGATGGGCTCGACACGCCTGCCGGGCAAGGTGCTCCGGGAGCTGGGCGGCCGGTCGGTGCTGGAATGGGTGGTCCGCGCCGCCCGCGAGGCGGGCGCGCTCGACGAGCTCGTGGTGGCCACCACGACGGAGCAGGCCGACGACGCGGTCGTGGCCGAGTGCCGCCGGCTCGGCGTGGCCTGGCACCGGGGCCCGGTGGACGACGTGCTGACGAGGTTCGTGGAGGCGCTGGCGGGGCGGCGGTGGGACGCGATGATGAGGTTCACGGCGGACTGCCCGCTGCTGGACCCGGCCGTGATCAGGGAGGCGGCGCTGGTGTTCCGCGCGGTGCGCGGGCTCGACTACCTGAGCACCGCTCTGACGCGGACGCTGCCGCGCGGGCTCGACGTGGAGATCGTGGGCAGGGGCGCGCTGGAGCGGGCCGACGCCGAGGCCGCCGATTTCCACCGCACCCACGTGACCTCCTACGTCTACTCGCATCCGGACGACGCGCGGCTGCTCGGGCTGGCCTACCAGCCGGTCGCCGGCGACCTGCGGGTGACGCTCGACACCGAGGACGACTGGCGGCTAATCTCCCGGGTGGTGGACGGTCTCGGCGACCGGTGCGTGCCGTTCGGGACGCTGGTGAGCTGGCTGCGGGAGCGCCCCGAGGTCTGCGGGCTCAACGCCCATGTCCAGCAGAAGGAGCTCCAGGACGCGTGA
- a CDS encoding PseG/SpsG family protein, producing MIRVGFRCDAGVRSGVGHLVRCVALAEELRARGVEVTFLGEVRGSAWARAQLRERGLPLVPAPEEPARLAALARELRLNAAVLDSYELPEGTGAALRKAGLAVLAIVDGDPLGQEADLYLDQNLGAERRPFPVPDRRLAGARYVLLRDSVRGRGRARPSGPVPRVLCFFGGTDSAGVAPAWAGALLATGVPFEATVISPTLFGSPMPFEAGGPITVVPPTDRLPELMAGADLVVTAAGSAVWELLHLGVPTALTWVADNQLIGYEELVGRGVAAGLGRAADAAAVGVLARLLADPAAREEHGRRGRGLVDGKGRERVADALLRSDPR from the coding sequence GTGATCCGGGTCGGCTTCCGGTGTGACGCCGGGGTGCGTAGCGGGGTCGGCCACCTGGTGCGGTGCGTGGCGCTGGCCGAGGAGCTGCGCGCGCGGGGCGTCGAGGTGACCTTCCTGGGCGAGGTGCGCGGGTCCGCCTGGGCGCGGGCCCAGCTGCGCGAGCGCGGGCTACCGCTGGTGCCCGCCCCCGAGGAGCCGGCCCGGCTGGCGGCGCTGGCCCGGGAGCTCCGGCTGAACGCCGCGGTCCTCGACTCGTACGAGCTGCCGGAGGGGACGGGGGCGGCGCTGCGGAAAGCGGGCCTGGCGGTGCTCGCGATCGTGGACGGCGACCCGCTGGGCCAGGAGGCCGATCTCTACCTGGACCAGAACCTCGGCGCGGAGCGCCGCCCCTTCCCCGTGCCCGACCGGCGCCTGGCCGGGGCGCGTTACGTGCTCCTGCGCGACAGCGTCCGCGGGCGCGGGCGGGCGCGGCCGTCGGGGCCGGTGCCGCGCGTGCTGTGCTTCTTCGGCGGCACCGACAGCGCCGGCGTCGCCCCCGCCTGGGCCGGGGCGCTCCTGGCGACCGGGGTGCCGTTCGAGGCGACGGTGATCAGCCCCACGCTGTTCGGGAGCCCCATGCCCTTCGAGGCGGGCGGGCCGATCACCGTGGTCCCGCCGACGGATCGGCTGCCCGAGCTCATGGCCGGGGCCGACCTGGTGGTCACCGCCGCCGGCTCGGCCGTCTGGGAGCTGCTCCACCTCGGCGTCCCCACCGCCCTGACCTGGGTGGCGGACAACCAGCTCATCGGCTACGAGGAGCTCGTCGGCCGGGGCGTCGCGGCCGGGCTCGGGCGCGCGGCCGACGCCGCGGCGGTCGGCGTGCTCGCCCGCCTGCTCGCCGACCCCGCCGCCCGCGAGGAGCACGGGCGGCGGGGCCGCGGCCTCGTGGACGGCAAGGGCAGGGAACGCGTCGCCGACGCGCTCCTTAGATCAGATCCCAGGTGA
- the pseI gene encoding pseudaminic acid synthase, with translation MISIEGRPIGRNDPPFVVAELSGNHNGSLERALAIVDAAAAAGAHAVKLQTYRPDTLTIDCDGPSFRVGDGHGLWGGESLYRLFQRAHTPWEWHQPIFERAREHGLTAFSTPFDPTAVEFLEKLEVPAYKIASSEIVDLPLIRLVAATGKPVIISTGMASLGEIDAALAAARESGCTQLALLSCTASYPAPPDESNLRSLMALAALTGVEVGLSDHTPGIGVPLAAVALGACLIEKHVTLSRADGGVDSAFSLEPDELAALVVESRRAWLALGEVMIGPRPSELEGLRFRRSLYVVRDVRKGDVVTPENVRSIRPAGGLPPDAATVVMGRQFTKDAAYGTPLTWDLI, from the coding sequence ATGATCTCCATCGAGGGGCGGCCGATCGGGCGGAACGACCCGCCGTTCGTCGTCGCCGAGCTGTCCGGCAACCACAACGGGAGCCTGGAGCGGGCCCTGGCCATCGTGGACGCGGCGGCGGCGGCCGGGGCGCACGCGGTGAAGCTGCAGACCTACCGGCCCGACACGCTGACCATCGACTGCGACGGGCCCTCCTTCCGCGTGGGCGACGGGCACGGCCTGTGGGGCGGCGAGAGCCTCTACCGGCTCTTCCAGCGCGCCCACACGCCGTGGGAGTGGCACCAGCCGATCTTCGAGCGGGCGCGCGAGCACGGGCTCACCGCGTTCTCCACACCCTTCGATCCCACGGCGGTCGAGTTCCTGGAGAAGCTGGAGGTGCCGGCGTACAAGATCGCCTCGTCGGAGATCGTGGACCTGCCGCTGATCAGGCTCGTGGCCGCCACCGGCAAGCCGGTGATCATCTCCACCGGGATGGCGTCGCTCGGCGAGATCGACGCCGCGCTGGCCGCCGCCCGGGAGTCGGGCTGCACGCAGCTGGCCCTGCTGTCCTGCACGGCCAGCTATCCCGCTCCCCCCGACGAGAGCAACCTGCGGTCGCTGATGGCGCTGGCCGCGCTCACCGGCGTGGAGGTCGGGCTCTCCGACCACACGCCCGGGATCGGGGTGCCGCTGGCCGCGGTGGCGCTGGGGGCGTGCCTGATCGAGAAGCACGTCACCCTGTCGCGCGCCGACGGCGGGGTGGACTCGGCCTTCTCGCTGGAGCCGGACGAGCTGGCGGCGCTGGTGGTGGAGAGCCGGCGGGCATGGCTGGCGCTGGGAGAGGTGATGATCGGGCCCCGGCCGTCCGAGCTCGAAGGGCTGCGCTTCCGCCGGTCGCTCTACGTGGTGCGGGACGTGCGCAAGGGCGACGTGGTGACCCCGGAGAACGTACGGTCGATCCGGCCGGCGGGCGGCCTGCCCCCAGACGCGGCCACGGTGGTCATGGGGCGCCAGTTCACCAAGGACGCAGCCTACGGCACGCCGCTCACCTGGGATCTGATCTAA
- the pseH gene encoding UDP-4-amino-4,6-dideoxy-N-acetyl-beta-L-altrosamine N-acetyltransferase: protein MLRSVEDKDLPSMRRWRNHPRVRAASFATHEIAEDEHAQWWEATRADARKRVLIYEHEGNPAGVVTFFGLSSESASWGFYLDLEGLEQSGELLRAWIGLERAAIDHAFGTLGLTTLRGEVLACNEAVRRLHRRFGFLEVGAYLRDVDGESRDVVAIRLVKERS, encoded by the coding sequence GTGCTGAGAAGCGTCGAGGACAAAGATCTGCCGTCCATGCGGCGATGGCGCAACCACCCACGCGTACGAGCGGCCAGCTTCGCCACGCACGAGATCGCGGAGGACGAGCACGCCCAGTGGTGGGAGGCCACCCGGGCCGACGCGCGCAAGCGCGTGCTGATCTACGAGCACGAAGGAAACCCCGCGGGCGTGGTGACCTTCTTCGGCCTGTCGTCCGAGAGCGCCTCGTGGGGCTTCTACCTGGACCTGGAGGGGCTGGAGCAGTCGGGGGAGCTGCTGCGGGCCTGGATCGGCCTGGAGCGGGCGGCGATCGACCACGCCTTCGGGACGCTCGGCCTGACGACGTTGCGCGGGGAGGTGCTGGCCTGCAACGAGGCGGTCAGGCGGCTGCACCGGCGGTTCGGCTTCCTGGAGGTGGGGGCCTACCTGCGGGACGTCGACGGCGAGTCCCGCGACGTCGTGGCCATCCGGCTCGTGAAGGAGCGGTCATGA
- a CDS encoding glycosyltransferase family 2 protein produces MIPLLSVVVPIYNVEPYITECLKSLAAQTLDDIEVILVNDGSGDGSRRVAADFVARDGRFALIDQRDNLGPGPARNVGIRQARGTYLAFADSDDVVPPEAYERLVGTLAETGSDLACGAVARLVDGVLEESILHERAFRRPELCTHITDKQVLVRDRTVWNKVYRRDFWERNALAFPAGIYEDVPVAMQAHVLAGSVDMVGDVVYHWRKRDAGETSITQRRAELPNLWDRLAAIRSVRSFLDERAPELLAGFDALVLEKDIVFLFQALEGSDEAGALLELADAWLATLSPKALATAPSLRRLELHLLRRGLVAELRKVREFRRTCEDGTRIVPRGLRVTNWYGDYPFFRKRRRLRIPDEVFDARDELKLVARVEECAWTGSEYRLRGQVAIHRVDRKVGKVNLWLSDGRRRVPLEVRRAGRHGVSVAFDPKRLEGGGPTWRLMVRAETRGLVLKSWFRDGDANSAWRFSVPGWSRSGMDITQ; encoded by the coding sequence ATGATCCCCCTGCTCAGCGTGGTCGTCCCGATCTACAACGTCGAGCCGTACATCACGGAATGCCTGAAGTCGCTGGCCGCCCAGACCCTGGACGACATCGAGGTCATCCTGGTCAACGACGGCTCCGGCGACGGCAGCCGGCGCGTCGCCGCCGACTTCGTCGCGCGCGACGGCCGCTTCGCCCTCATCGACCAGCGCGACAACCTGGGCCCGGGTCCCGCGCGCAACGTGGGGATCCGCCAGGCCCGCGGCACCTATCTCGCCTTCGCCGACAGCGACGACGTCGTGCCGCCGGAGGCGTACGAGCGGCTCGTCGGCACGCTCGCGGAGACCGGCTCCGACCTGGCGTGCGGCGCGGTGGCCCGGCTCGTGGACGGCGTGCTGGAGGAGTCGATCCTGCACGAGAGGGCGTTCAGGCGGCCGGAGCTGTGCACGCACATCACCGACAAGCAGGTGCTGGTCAGGGATCGCACGGTGTGGAACAAGGTCTACCGGCGCGACTTCTGGGAGCGCAACGCGCTGGCCTTCCCCGCCGGAATCTACGAGGATGTGCCCGTCGCCATGCAGGCGCACGTCCTGGCGGGCAGCGTCGACATGGTCGGCGACGTGGTCTACCACTGGCGCAAGCGGGACGCGGGGGAGACCTCGATCACGCAGCGCCGGGCCGAGCTGCCCAACCTGTGGGACCGGCTGGCCGCCATCCGCTCGGTCCGCTCCTTCCTCGACGAGCGGGCGCCCGAGCTGCTCGCCGGCTTCGACGCGCTGGTGCTGGAGAAGGACATCGTGTTCCTGTTCCAGGCGCTGGAGGGCAGCGACGAGGCGGGGGCGCTGCTGGAGCTGGCCGACGCGTGGCTGGCCACGCTGAGCCCGAAGGCGCTGGCCACCGCGCCCTCGCTGCGCCGCCTGGAGCTGCACCTGCTCAGGCGCGGCCTGGTGGCCGAGCTGCGCAAGGTGCGCGAGTTCCGGCGCACCTGCGAGGACGGCACCCGCATCGTGCCGCGGGGGCTGCGCGTCACCAACTGGTACGGCGACTATCCCTTCTTCCGCAAGCGCCGCCGGCTCCGGATCCCCGACGAGGTGTTCGACGCCCGCGACGAGCTCAAGCTGGTCGCCAGGGTCGAGGAGTGCGCGTGGACCGGGTCCGAATACCGCCTTCGCGGGCAGGTGGCGATCCACCGGGTGGACCGCAAGGTCGGCAAGGTCAACCTGTGGCTCAGCGACGGCCGCCGCCGGGTGCCGCTGGAGGTGCGGCGCGCCGGCCGCCACGGCGTCTCTGTGGCCTTCGACCCCAAGCGGCTCGAAGGCGGGGGGCCGACCTGGCGGCTCATGGTGCGCGCCGAGACCCGCGGCCTCGTGCTCAAGAGCTGGTTCAGGGATGGGGACGCGAACTCCGCGTGGCGGTTTTCCGTGCCGGGTTGGTCAAGAAGCGGCATGGACATCACCCAGTAG
- a CDS encoding CDP-alcohol phosphatidyltransferase family protein has product MRTYSLDDVFETRKRRDSWWTVYFVDPVACRVALPIANHTHLTPNALTVISLVLGAVSATCFALNHHVAGAVVFYLSFMIDCVDGKIARLKGTGTPFGLWLDYVGDRVRVVLCAGGLAYGQYALTSDVRYVVLGAAVAVLDLFRYVNAPQMKRVREAVREERGEREPEPESDEDIDSLERVALVPRARRPRSFPRRFNRFLARHRVRSHLISGIEFHAAVFVVAPLAGAWALIPLAAVAGVLLLVNEVFLVYRLWRFTRRHGVPSSQESREHVLV; this is encoded by the coding sequence ATGAGGACCTATTCGCTCGATGACGTCTTCGAGACACGCAAGCGGAGAGATTCCTGGTGGACCGTCTATTTCGTGGATCCGGTCGCCTGCCGGGTCGCCCTTCCCATCGCCAACCACACCCACCTGACACCCAACGCCCTCACCGTGATCTCGCTGGTCCTCGGTGCGGTGTCGGCCACCTGTTTCGCCCTGAACCACCACGTAGCGGGCGCCGTGGTCTTCTATCTCAGCTTCATGATCGACTGCGTGGACGGCAAAATCGCCCGCCTGAAGGGCACGGGCACGCCGTTCGGCCTCTGGCTCGACTACGTGGGGGACCGGGTCAGGGTGGTCCTGTGTGCCGGGGGGCTGGCATACGGGCAGTACGCCCTCACCTCGGATGTGCGCTACGTCGTGCTCGGGGCGGCGGTGGCCGTACTGGACCTCTTCCGGTACGTCAACGCGCCGCAGATGAAGCGCGTCCGCGAGGCCGTCAGGGAGGAGCGGGGGGAGCGCGAGCCGGAGCCCGAGTCCGATGAGGATATCGACTCGCTCGAGCGGGTGGCGCTCGTCCCGAGGGCACGCCGGCCGCGCAGCTTCCCCAGGCGGTTCAACAGGTTCCTGGCCCGGCACCGGGTCCGCTCGCACCTGATCAGCGGCATCGAGTTTCACGCCGCGGTGTTCGTGGTCGCGCCCCTTGCGGGGGCATGGGCGCTGATCCCGCTCGCCGCGGTGGCCGGGGTGCTGCTGCTGGTCAACGAGGTCTTCCTTGTCTACCGGTTGTGGCGCTTCACGCGCAGGCACGGCGTGCCCTCCTCTCAGGAGAGCCGAGAGCACGTTCTCGTCTAG